The following proteins come from a genomic window of Streptomyces sp. Sge12:
- a CDS encoding immune inhibitor A domain-containing protein, whose protein sequence is MAACATSATFFTVTAAQAEGKVQAAPVAGADGQDPTAPAKVVEHDLKGPFSEQQAQQRKAALDQVLQGKKGVEQRGASKVVKLDDKKYVELGREKTDKIFTILVEFGDQVDNTTMHDPDGPGPKPAVPKFGGTPGPMHNTIAQPDRAKDNSTAWRKDFSRQYFQDLYFATGQGKDSLKTYYEKTSSGRYSVEGEVADWVKVPYNEARYGSNFCGQSNCSNVWDTVKDGVTAWSEAQKKAGKTDAQIKAQLSQYDQWDRYDFDGDGNFNEPDGYIDHFQIVHAGEDESAGGGVQGPDALWAHRWYAYGTAAGKTGPDNNKAGGTQIGSTGIWVGDYTMQPENGGLGVFAHEYGHDLGLPDLYDTSGGGDNSVGFWSLMSAGSWLGKGKDSIGDLPGDMTAWDKLQLGWLNYDTAKAATKSTHKLGVSAFNTKDKQALVVELPKKKVQTDIVAPAEGSAQWWSNMGDDLKNTLTRSVDLTGKKSAALSLKGWWDIEADYDYLYTEVSTDGGATWTALAGTADGTAIPADASGSPSLTGVSGAWKNLNFPLDAYAGKKVDLRFRYQTDGGAGGKGFAADALNITADGSALFTDGAENGDNGWTGKGFSRIGSGFTKEYAQYYLAENRRYVSYDSTLKVGPYNFGFGNTKPDWVEHYPYQDGLLIWQWDTSQKDNNTSVHPGQGLILPIDANAKPMKWADGTLLRNKIQPYDATFSAYSTDAFTLHKNGEELFLKPKPANLVFDDHKGKYYYDENPTGSVKVTDTNTKIKILKETYDGEVMTVEVGPSSK, encoded by the coding sequence ATGGCCGCTTGTGCGACAAGCGCCACCTTCTTCACCGTCACCGCGGCCCAGGCCGAGGGCAAGGTCCAGGCCGCACCCGTGGCCGGGGCCGACGGGCAGGACCCGACCGCTCCTGCCAAGGTCGTCGAGCACGACCTCAAGGGCCCGTTCAGCGAGCAGCAGGCCCAGCAGCGCAAGGCCGCTCTGGACCAGGTGCTCCAGGGCAAGAAGGGCGTCGAGCAGCGCGGCGCCTCCAAGGTCGTCAAGCTGGACGACAAGAAGTACGTCGAGCTCGGCCGCGAGAAGACCGACAAGATCTTCACGATCCTCGTCGAGTTCGGCGACCAGGTCGACAACACGACCATGCACGACCCGGACGGCCCCGGCCCGAAGCCGGCCGTTCCGAAGTTCGGCGGTACGCCGGGTCCGATGCACAACACGATCGCCCAGCCGGACCGCGCCAAGGACAACAGCACCGCCTGGCGCAAGGACTTCAGCCGTCAGTACTTCCAGGACCTGTACTTCGCCACGGGTCAGGGCAAGGACTCGCTGAAGACCTACTACGAGAAGACCTCCTCGGGCCGTTACTCGGTCGAGGGCGAGGTCGCCGACTGGGTCAAGGTCCCGTACAACGAGGCCCGTTACGGCTCCAACTTCTGCGGCCAGAGCAACTGCTCCAACGTGTGGGACACCGTCAAGGACGGCGTCACCGCCTGGTCCGAGGCGCAGAAGAAGGCCGGCAAGACCGACGCGCAGATCAAGGCGCAGCTGTCCCAGTACGACCAGTGGGACCGCTACGACTTCGACGGCGACGGCAACTTCAACGAGCCCGACGGCTACATCGACCACTTCCAGATCGTCCACGCGGGCGAGGACGAGTCGGCCGGTGGCGGCGTGCAGGGCCCCGACGCGCTGTGGGCGCACCGCTGGTACGCCTACGGCACCGCGGCGGGCAAGACCGGCCCGGACAACAACAAGGCCGGCGGCACCCAGATCGGCAGCACGGGCATCTGGGTCGGCGACTACACGATGCAGCCCGAGAACGGCGGCCTCGGCGTCTTCGCGCACGAGTACGGCCACGACCTCGGCCTGCCCGACCTGTACGACACCTCCGGTGGCGGCGACAACAGCGTCGGCTTCTGGTCCCTGATGTCGGCCGGTTCCTGGCTCGGCAAGGGCAAGGACTCCATCGGCGACCTCCCCGGCGACATGACCGCCTGGGACAAGCTCCAGCTGGGCTGGCTGAACTACGACACGGCCAAGGCCGCGACGAAGTCCACCCACAAGCTGGGCGTGTCGGCCTTCAACACCAAGGACAAGCAGGCGCTGGTCGTCGAGCTGCCCAAGAAGAAGGTCCAGACGGACATCGTCGCTCCCGCCGAGGGCTCCGCCCAGTGGTGGAGCAACATGGGTGACGACCTCAAGAACACCCTCACCCGCTCCGTCGACCTGACGGGCAAGAAGTCCGCCGCCCTGTCCCTCAAGGGCTGGTGGGACATCGAGGCCGACTACGACTACCTCTACACCGAGGTGTCCACGGACGGCGGCGCCACCTGGACCGCCCTCGCCGGCACCGCCGACGGCACGGCCATCCCGGCCGACGCCTCCGGCAGCCCGTCGCTCACCGGTGTCTCGGGTGCCTGGAAGAACCTGAACTTCCCGCTCGACGCCTACGCGGGCAAGAAGGTCGACCTCCGCTTCCGCTACCAGACGGACGGCGGCGCGGGCGGCAAGGGCTTCGCGGCCGACGCCCTCAACATCACCGCGGACGGCTCCGCGCTGTTCACCGACGGCGCCGAGAACGGCGACAACGGCTGGACCGGCAAGGGCTTCTCGCGCATCGGCAGCGGCTTCACCAAGGAGTACGCGCAGTACTACCTGGCCGAGAACCGCCGCTACGTGTCGTACGACTCCACCCTCAAGGTGGGTCCGTACAACTTCGGCTTCGGCAACACCAAGCCGGACTGGGTCGAGCACTACCCGTACCAGGACGGTCTGCTCATCTGGCAGTGGGACACCAGCCAGAAGGACAACAACACCAGCGTCCACCCGGGCCAGGGCCTGATCCTGCCGATCGACGCCAACGCCAAGCCCATGAAGTGGGCGGACGGCACCCTGCTGCGCAACAAGATCCAGCCGTACGACGCCACCTTCAGCGCGTACTCGACGGATGCCTTCACGCTGCACAAGAACGGCGAGGAGCTGTTCCTGAAGCCGAAGCCCGCCAACCTGGTCTTCGACGACCACAAGGGCAAGTACTACTACGACGAGAACCCGACCGGATCGGTGAAGGTCACTGACACCAACACCAAGATCAAGATCCTGAAGGAGACCTACGACGGTGAGGTCATGACCGTCGAGGTGGGTCCCTCCTCGAAGTAA
- a CDS encoding nicotinamidase, with protein MHRALIVVDVQNDFCEGGSLAVTGGADVAAAVTEYIGQATPTYRHVVATRDHHVDPGSHFARPPAEPDYETSWPVHCVAGTEGVGFHPNFAPAVASGAVSAVFDKGAYEAAYSGFEGADENGTTLGQWLRDRQVTEVDVVGIATDHCVRATALDAARAGFGTRVLLDLTAAVAPHTTARALDELRAAGVTLVGGRADTP; from the coding sequence ATGCACCGCGCACTGATCGTCGTCGACGTACAGAACGACTTCTGCGAGGGCGGCAGCCTCGCGGTCACCGGCGGAGCCGACGTCGCCGCCGCCGTCACCGAGTACATCGGCCAGGCCACGCCCACGTACCGGCACGTCGTCGCCACCCGTGACCACCACGTCGACCCCGGGTCGCACTTCGCCCGCCCCCCGGCCGAGCCGGACTACGAGACGTCCTGGCCCGTCCACTGCGTGGCCGGGACCGAGGGCGTGGGCTTTCACCCGAACTTCGCCCCCGCCGTCGCCTCGGGAGCCGTCTCCGCCGTCTTCGACAAGGGCGCGTACGAGGCCGCGTACAGCGGCTTCGAGGGCGCCGACGAGAACGGGACGACGCTCGGCCAGTGGCTGCGGGACCGGCAGGTCACCGAGGTGGACGTGGTCGGGATCGCCACCGACCACTGCGTGCGGGCCACCGCCCTCGACGCCGCCCGCGCCGGCTTCGGCACGCGCGTCCTGCTGGACCTGACCGCCGCCGTGGCCCCGCACACGACCGCACGGGCCCTGGACGAGCTCCGTGCGGCCGGGGTGACCCTCGTCGGCGGCCGGGCGGACACCCCCTAG
- a CDS encoding nicotinate phosphoribosyltransferase, whose translation MNPADLGLPVDVPSTALFTDHYELTMLQAALANGTADRRSVFEVFTRRLPEGRRYGVVAGTGRVLDAVENFRFDGAVLEFLRERAVVDMRTLDWLASYRFSGDIWGYPEGEVYFPGSPVLRVEGSFAECVLLETVILSILNHDSAIAAAASRMSSAAGGRPLIEMGARRTHELAAVAASRAAYVGGFTSTSDLAAGFRYGIPTVGTSAHAFTLVHDSERDAFTAQVASLGRGTTLLVDTYDVAEAVRTAVEIAGPELGAVRIDSGDLLLVAHRVRQQLDELGATSTKIVVTSDLDEYAIASLAAAPVDAYGVGTQLVTGSGHPTCSMVYKLVARATSADPKAALAPVAKKSSGGKTSIGGRKWAARRRDAEGVAEAEVIGVGPVPAALADQQLLTQLVKAGEVVAREPLEAARDRHRAARAGLPLSATQLSRGEAVLPTEYV comes from the coding sequence ATGAACCCTGCGGACCTGGGCCTGCCGGTGGACGTGCCGTCGACAGCGCTCTTCACGGACCATTACGAGCTCACGATGTTGCAGGCCGCCCTGGCCAACGGCACCGCCGACCGACGCTCGGTCTTCGAGGTGTTCACCCGGCGGCTGCCCGAAGGACGCCGCTACGGTGTGGTCGCCGGAACCGGGCGGGTGCTCGACGCGGTGGAGAACTTCCGCTTCGACGGCGCGGTGCTGGAGTTCCTGCGCGAGCGGGCCGTCGTGGACATGCGGACCCTGGACTGGCTGGCCTCGTACCGCTTCTCCGGCGACATCTGGGGCTACCCGGAGGGGGAGGTCTACTTCCCCGGCTCCCCCGTCCTGCGGGTGGAGGGCAGCTTCGCCGAGTGCGTGCTGCTGGAGACCGTGATCCTGTCGATCCTGAACCACGACTCGGCGATCGCCGCGGCCGCCTCCCGGATGTCCTCGGCGGCGGGCGGACGCCCGCTGATCGAGATGGGCGCCCGGCGCACCCACGAGCTGGCGGCCGTCGCCGCGTCGCGGGCCGCGTACGTGGGCGGCTTCACCTCCACCTCGGACCTGGCGGCCGGATTCCGGTACGGGATCCCGACGGTGGGCACCAGCGCCCACGCCTTCACCCTGGTCCACGACAGCGAGCGGGACGCCTTCACCGCGCAGGTGGCCTCGCTGGGGCGGGGCACCACCCTGCTGGTGGACACGTACGACGTGGCCGAGGCCGTCCGCACGGCTGTGGAGATCGCCGGACCGGAGCTGGGCGCGGTCCGGATCGACTCGGGCGACCTGCTGCTGGTGGCCCACCGGGTGCGGCAGCAGCTGGACGAGCTCGGCGCGACCTCGACGAAGATCGTGGTCACCTCGGACCTCGACGAGTACGCCATCGCCTCGCTGGCGGCCGCCCCCGTGGACGCGTACGGCGTGGGCACCCAGCTGGTGACCGGCAGCGGGCACCCGACGTGCTCGATGGTCTACAAGCTGGTCGCGCGGGCCACCTCGGCCGACCCGAAGGCGGCGCTGGCACCGGTGGCGAAGAAGTCCTCGGGCGGCAAGACCTCGATCGGCGGCCGCAAGTGGGCGGCGCGGCGGCGGGACGCGGAGGGGGTGGCGGAGGCGGAGGTGATCGGCGTGGGGCCGGTGCCGGCGGCCCTGGCCGACCAGCAGCTCCTGACCCAGCTGGTCAAGGCGGGCGAGGTGGTCGCCCGCGAGCCGCTGGAGGCGGCCCGGGACCGCCACCGCGCGGCCCGCGCGGGCCTGCCGCTGTCCGCGACGCAGCTGTCCCGCGGCGAGGCGGTGCTCCCCACGGAGTACGTGTAG
- the clpS gene encoding ATP-dependent Clp protease adapter ClpS gives MGRVSVAPVEIERTESAEETFAVPEPDVPWVTLVHNDPVNLMSYVAYVFQAYFGYSKDVAHKLMLDVHHKGRAVVSSGTREEMERDVQAMHGYGLWATLSQDRN, from the coding sequence ATGGGACGAGTGAGTGTTGCTCCTGTTGAGATCGAACGCACCGAATCCGCCGAAGAGACCTTCGCGGTCCCCGAACCCGACGTCCCCTGGGTGACCCTGGTGCACAACGACCCGGTCAACCTCATGAGCTACGTGGCGTACGTGTTCCAGGCGTACTTCGGCTATTCGAAGGACGTGGCGCACAAGCTGATGCTCGACGTCCATCACAAGGGGCGGGCCGTCGTTTCCAGCGGCACCCGCGAGGAAATGGAGCGCGACGTGCAGGCCATGCACGGCTACGGCCTGTGGGCGACCCTCTCGCAGGACCGCAACTGA
- a CDS encoding DUF2017 domain-containing protein, with amino-acid sequence MGGTFESMKGGGAAIALDEIEISILRSLAVQLLELIGPGEPEPAEDADPLAALFAEGPSEPPSDPALARLFPDAYGAPDGSGDKGVDPQELEARSAEFRRFTENDLRARKREDALAVVRSLNGLTPAGDGAAVLELSGELPLRWLGALNDLRLTIAARLDITEDDESAMLFRLPDEDPRKPMVMAYLWLGGLQETLIETL; translated from the coding sequence ATGGGCGGCACCTTCGAGTCCATGAAGGGCGGCGGCGCCGCCATCGCGCTCGACGAGATCGAGATCTCGATCCTGCGCTCCCTGGCCGTCCAGTTGCTGGAGTTGATCGGCCCCGGCGAGCCGGAGCCGGCCGAGGACGCCGACCCGCTCGCCGCGCTGTTCGCCGAGGGCCCCTCCGAGCCCCCGTCCGACCCGGCGCTGGCCCGGCTCTTCCCCGACGCGTACGGGGCCCCGGACGGGAGCGGCGACAAGGGGGTGGACCCGCAGGAGCTGGAGGCCCGTTCGGCGGAGTTCCGCCGCTTCACCGAGAACGACCTGCGTGCCCGCAAGCGCGAGGACGCGCTCGCGGTCGTACGCAGCCTGAACGGGCTCACCCCGGCCGGCGACGGGGCGGCGGTGCTGGAGCTCTCCGGCGAGCTGCCGCTGCGCTGGCTCGGCGCGCTCAACGACCTGCGGCTGACCATCGCGGCCCGCCTCGACATCACCGAGGACGACGAGAGCGCGATGCTGTTCCGGCTGCCGGACGAGGACCCGCGCAAGCCGATGGTGATGGCCTACCTCTGGCTCGGCGGACTCCAGGAAACCTTGATCGAAACCCTCTGA
- a CDS encoding amino acid permease → MTSVQVEQHDKKPGEGTQGDGGEGYHRTLGARQIQMIAIGGAIGTGLFLGAGKAISKAGPSLILAYAIAGLVIFFIMRALGELLMYRPVSGSFSDYAREFLGPFWGYVTGWTYWLFWVVTGITEVTAAAQYMSYWTHDSFPQWAYALIFTVILYAANLISVKLFGELEFWFSMVKVTAIVGMILICAGILTIGFSDAADTATVSNLWNDGGFFPKGIGGTLMTLQIVMFAFLAVELVGVTAGESKDPEKTLPKAINTVPWRIAVFYVGALIMILSVVPWTHFQPGVSPFVAAFERMGLGVGAAIVNFVVLTAALSSCNSGMYSTGRMLRDLALNGQGPKFFTKLTKSGTPLIGTTFSAALMLVGVWINYVAPGKAFDYVVSFATISGMWAWIMILVCQIRYRAKADRGELPQSAFRAPGAPYTSWFALLFIGMVIVMMGADKDSRVSLYCAPLWGLILGVSYLVMKSRDPRGAAFSKAS, encoded by the coding sequence ATGACCTCTGTGCAGGTCGAGCAGCACGACAAGAAGCCCGGCGAGGGCACGCAGGGCGACGGCGGCGAGGGATACCACCGCACGCTCGGCGCCCGCCAGATCCAGATGATCGCGATCGGCGGCGCCATCGGCACCGGCCTGTTCCTGGGCGCGGGCAAGGCGATCTCCAAGGCCGGCCCCAGCCTGATCCTGGCGTACGCCATCGCGGGCCTGGTCATCTTCTTCATCATGCGGGCCCTGGGCGAGCTGCTCATGTACCGGCCCGTCTCCGGCTCCTTCTCGGACTACGCCCGCGAGTTCCTGGGCCCGTTCTGGGGCTACGTCACCGGCTGGACGTACTGGCTGTTCTGGGTGGTCACCGGCATCACCGAGGTCACCGCGGCCGCGCAGTACATGTCGTACTGGACCCATGACAGCTTCCCGCAATGGGCCTACGCGCTGATCTTCACGGTCATCCTCTACGCCGCCAACCTGATCTCCGTGAAGCTCTTCGGTGAGCTGGAGTTCTGGTTCTCCATGGTCAAGGTCACCGCCATCGTCGGCATGATCCTGATCTGCGCCGGCATCCTCACCATCGGCTTCTCCGACGCGGCCGACACCGCCACCGTCTCCAACCTGTGGAACGACGGCGGCTTCTTCCCCAAGGGCATCGGCGGCACGCTGATGACCCTGCAGATCGTGATGTTCGCCTTCCTCGCCGTCGAGCTGGTCGGCGTCACCGCCGGCGAGTCCAAGGACCCCGAGAAGACCCTGCCCAAGGCCATCAACACCGTGCCGTGGCGCATCGCCGTCTTCTACGTCGGCGCACTGATCATGATCCTGTCGGTCGTCCCGTGGACGCACTTCCAGCCCGGCGTCTCGCCCTTCGTCGCCGCCTTCGAGCGCATGGGCCTCGGCGTCGGCGCCGCGATCGTCAACTTCGTCGTGCTGACCGCCGCCCTGTCCTCCTGCAACTCGGGCATGTACTCCACCGGCCGCATGCTGCGCGACCTCGCGCTCAACGGCCAGGGCCCGAAGTTCTTCACCAAGCTCACCAAGAGCGGCACCCCCCTCATCGGCACCACCTTCTCCGCCGCGCTGATGCTGGTCGGCGTCTGGATCAACTACGTCGCCCCGGGCAAGGCCTTCGACTACGTCGTCTCCTTCGCCACCATCTCCGGCATGTGGGCCTGGATCATGATCCTGGTCTGCCAGATCCGCTACCGGGCCAAGGCCGACCGCGGCGAGCTGCCGCAGTCCGCGTTCCGCGCCCCCGGCGCCCCGTACACCAGCTGGTTCGCCCTGCTCTTCATCGGCATGGTCATCGTGATGATGGGCGCCGACAAGGACTCCCGCGTCTCGCTGTACTGCGCCCCGCTGTGGGGCCTGATCCTGGGCGTCTCCTACCTGGTCATGAAGTCCCGCGACCCGCGCGGCGCGGCCTTCAGCAAGGCCTCGTAG
- a CDS encoding Mov34/MPN/PAD-1 family protein, translating to MLTLTQDLYDRIVEHARKDHPDEACGVVAGPAGTDRPERFVPMLNAARSPTFYEFDSKDLLRLYRDLDDRDEDPVIVYHSHTATEAYPSRTDVTYANEPGAHYVLVSTADEDGLGEFQFRSYRIVDGVITEEEVQVVEAY from the coding sequence ATGCTGACCCTCACCCAGGACCTGTACGACCGGATCGTCGAGCACGCCCGCAAGGACCACCCCGACGAGGCGTGCGGTGTCGTGGCCGGCCCGGCGGGCACCGACCGCCCCGAGCGGTTCGTCCCGATGCTCAACGCCGCCCGCTCGCCCACGTTCTACGAGTTCGACTCGAAGGATCTGCTGCGGCTCTACCGCGACCTGGACGACCGCGACGAGGACCCGGTGATCGTCTACCACTCGCACACCGCGACCGAGGCCTACCCCTCGCGGACGGACGTCACCTACGCCAACGAGCCCGGCGCCCACTACGTCCTCGTCTCGACGGCGGACGAGGACGGCCTCGGCGAATTCCAGTTCCGCTCCTACCGCATCGTCGACGGAGTGATCACCGAGGAAGAAGTGCAGGTCGTCGAGGCCTACTGA
- a CDS encoding putative leader peptide, whose protein sequence is MVSHDVSIETPGRLLLVARLHVDLCRLASAICPAL, encoded by the coding sequence ATGGTTTCCCACGACGTGAGCATCGAGACGCCCGGCAGGCTGCTGCTCGTGGCGCGGCTGCACGTCGACCTGTGCCGCCTCGCCAGCGCCATCTGTCCTGCGCTCTGA
- a CDS encoding MoaD/ThiS family protein, whose protein sequence is MAIEVRIPTILRTYTEGEKAVSGEGATLADLFADLETRHKGIEERIVDGGQLRRFVNVYLNDEDVRFLDGISTALKDGDSVTILPAVAGGSK, encoded by the coding sequence ATGGCCATCGAGGTCCGCATCCCCACCATCCTCCGCACCTACACCGAAGGCGAGAAGGCCGTCTCCGGTGAGGGCGCGACCCTCGCCGACCTCTTCGCGGACCTGGAAACCCGTCACAAGGGCATCGAGGAGCGCATCGTCGACGGCGGCCAGCTGCGCCGCTTCGTCAACGTCTACCTCAACGACGAGGACGTCCGCTTCCTCGACGGCATCTCCACCGCCCTCAAGGACGGCGACAGCGTCACCATCCTCCCGGCCGTGGCCGGCGGATCGAAGTAA
- a CDS encoding PLP-dependent cysteine synthase family protein — translation MRYDSPLAAVGNTPLVRLPRLSPSDDVRIWAKLEDRNPTGSIKDRPALHMVEQAEKDGRLRPGCTILEPTSGNTGISLAMAAKLKGYRIVCVMPENTSQERRDLLAMWGAEIISSPAAGGSNTAVRVAKELAAEHPDWVMLYQYGNPDNAGAHYATTGPEVLADLPSITHFVAGLGTTGTLMGVGRYLREHVPGIKIVAAEPRYDDLVYGLRNLDEGFVPELYDASVLTTRFSVGSADAVTRTRELLQQEGIFAGVSTGAALHAAIGVGRKAVAAGESADIVFVVADGGWKYLSTGVYTAATTEEAIEVLQGQLWA, via the coding sequence ATGCGCTACGACTCCCCGCTGGCCGCGGTCGGCAACACGCCGCTGGTCCGGCTGCCCCGGCTGTCGCCCTCGGACGACGTCCGCATCTGGGCGAAGCTGGAGGACCGCAACCCGACCGGCTCGATCAAGGACCGCCCCGCGCTCCACATGGTCGAGCAGGCCGAGAAGGACGGCCGGCTCCGGCCCGGCTGCACCATCCTGGAGCCCACCTCGGGCAACACCGGGATCTCGCTGGCGATGGCGGCCAAGCTCAAGGGCTACCGCATCGTGTGCGTGATGCCGGAGAACACCAGCCAGGAGCGGCGTGACCTGCTGGCCATGTGGGGAGCCGAGATCATCTCGTCGCCGGCCGCCGGCGGCTCGAACACCGCGGTCCGGGTGGCCAAGGAACTGGCCGCGGAGCACCCGGACTGGGTGATGCTCTACCAGTACGGCAACCCGGACAACGCGGGCGCCCACTACGCCACCACGGGCCCGGAGGTCCTCGCGGACCTCCCCTCGATCACCCACTTCGTGGCCGGCCTGGGCACCACCGGCACCCTCATGGGCGTCGGCCGCTACCTGCGCGAACACGTACCCGGCATCAAGATCGTCGCCGCCGAGCCGCGCTACGACGACCTGGTCTACGGGCTGCGCAACCTGGACGAGGGCTTCGTCCCCGAGCTCTACGACGCCTCCGTCCTCACCACCCGCTTCTCGGTCGGCTCGGCGGACGCGGTGACCCGCACGCGGGAGCTCCTCCAGCAGGAGGGCATCTTCGCGGGCGTCTCCACGGGAGCCGCCCTGCACGCGGCGATCGGCGTCGGCCGCAAGGCGGTGGCCGCGGGCGAATCGGCGGACATCGTCTTCGTCGTGGCCGACGGCGGCTGGAAGTACCTGTCGACGGGCGTCTACACGGCCGCGACCACGGAAGAAGCCATCGAGGTCCTCCAGGGCCAACTCTGGGCGTAA
- a CDS encoding DUF488 domain-containing protein, with product MTREPVIRLRRVYDPPEPAADGVRVLVDRLWPRGLAKAVAGVDEWPKAVTPSSELRKWFHGGGSAAEFRERYLAELAGPGAEAELARLRTLAAAGPVTLLTAVKDPASSHAAILAERLSA from the coding sequence GTGACGCGGGAGCCGGTGATCCGCCTGCGGCGGGTGTACGACCCGCCGGAGCCGGCGGCGGACGGGGTACGGGTGCTGGTGGACCGGCTCTGGCCGCGCGGCCTGGCGAAGGCGGTGGCCGGGGTGGACGAGTGGCCGAAGGCGGTGACGCCGTCGTCGGAGCTGCGGAAGTGGTTCCACGGGGGTGGCTCCGCGGCGGAGTTCCGGGAGCGGTACCTCGCGGAGCTGGCCGGGCCGGGGGCGGAGGCGGAGCTGGCGCGGCTCCGGACGCTGGCCGCGGCGGGGCCGGTCACGCTGCTGACCGCGGTCAAGGACCCGGCGTCGAGCCATGCGGCGATCCTGGCGGAGCGGCTGTCGGCCTGA
- a CDS encoding MBL fold metallo-hydrolase, with product MKLTVVGCSGSFPSAESACSSYLVEADGFRLLLDMGNGALGELQRHIGLYDLDAIFLSHLHADHCIDMCAYFVARYYRHEGGRCGTIPVYGPEGTERRLTTAYDDVPDERSMSEVFDFRTLKPGTFEIGPLQVRTERVSHPVEAYGIRIEHDGRSLTYSGDTGTCPELGLLAEGTDLFLCESSFTHGKEDIPGLHLNGREAGEYAAGGGVGRLVLTHIPPWTDPQQNLADARAVYGGRVDLAHAGAVYEV from the coding sequence ATGAAGCTCACCGTCGTCGGCTGTTCGGGGTCGTTCCCCTCTGCGGAATCGGCCTGTTCGAGCTACCTCGTCGAGGCCGACGGTTTCCGGCTGCTCCTCGACATGGGCAACGGCGCCCTCGGCGAGCTCCAGCGCCACATCGGTCTCTACGACCTCGACGCGATCTTCCTGAGCCACCTGCACGCCGACCACTGCATCGACATGTGCGCCTACTTCGTGGCCCGCTACTACCGGCACGAAGGCGGCCGCTGCGGCACCATCCCCGTCTACGGGCCCGAGGGCACCGAGCGTCGTCTGACCACCGCCTACGACGACGTCCCCGACGAGCGCTCGATGAGCGAGGTCTTCGACTTCCGCACGCTGAAGCCGGGGACCTTCGAGATCGGCCCGCTCCAGGTCCGTACCGAGCGGGTCTCGCACCCGGTCGAGGCGTACGGCATCCGCATCGAGCACGACGGACGCTCGCTCACGTACTCCGGGGACACCGGCACCTGCCCCGAGCTGGGCCTGCTCGCCGAGGGCACCGACCTCTTCCTGTGCGAGTCCTCCTTCACGCACGGCAAGGAGGACATCCCCGGCCTGCACCTGAACGGCCGCGAGGCGGGCGAGTACGCGGCGGGCGGCGGCGTCGGCAGGCTCGTCCTGACCCACATCCCGCCGTGGACGGACCCGCAGCAGAACCTCGCCGACGCCCGCGCGGTCTACGGCGGCCGGGTCGACCTGGCGCACGCGGGCGCGGTCTACGAGGTCTGA